A stretch of Candidatus Sphingomonas phytovorans DNA encodes these proteins:
- a CDS encoding DUF2497 domain-containing protein, protein MGDISAEPSMEDILSSIKRIIAEEGESATASRARRVARTTVAPRIDPASFGHDEILELSDPVRSIDEEVPMIDEEEPVARSPVVPASMAPPPKTPAIPVTQADPILSSRAAEASRGSLDALSRMVVKPEVQGSDTLEAMVREMLRPMLRDWLDANLPAMVETMVSREIARITGSR, encoded by the coding sequence ATGGGGGATATCAGCGCGGAGCCTTCGATGGAGGACATCCTCTCGTCGATCAAACGGATCATTGCCGAAGAAGGCGAGAGCGCGACCGCGAGCCGCGCCCGTCGCGTCGCGCGCACCACCGTCGCGCCGCGCATCGATCCCGCGTCGTTCGGGCATGACGAGATTCTGGAACTCAGCGATCCGGTGCGATCCATCGACGAGGAAGTTCCCATGATCGATGAGGAGGAACCGGTGGCCCGCTCGCCCGTTGTACCAGCTTCGATGGCGCCTCCTCCGAAGACACCCGCAATCCCAGTGACCCAGGCTGATCCGATCCTGTCGTCCCGTGCGGCCGAGGCGAGTCGTGGCTCGCTCGACGCGCTGTCGCGCATGGTCGTGAAGCCCGAGGTTCAGGGCAGCGACACGCTCGAGGCAATGGTGCGCGAGATGCTCCGCCCGATGCTGCGCGACTGGCTCGACGCCAATCTGCCCGCGATGGTGGAGACGATGGTGTCGCGCGAGATCGCCCGGATCACCGGCTCGCGCTGA